A genome region from Brooklawnia propionicigenes includes the following:
- a CDS encoding LacI family DNA-binding transcriptional regulator, protein MSRIRLVDVAEHAGVSRATASLVVRDSPLVADATRERVRESMQALGYVYDRSAAALRNSRTGVVGLIAPALSHPYLTQFVTGAQDVLEAEGMLVLAGVTHDDPGQQLRLLTALAERKIDGVVVVPANGSAPEDLGDSPIPLVQLVRRVSGTATDYVAADNASGSYQAATHLLEHGAGHIDFVGGLPHFSSYEPRLAGVIRALAEAGHRPPVVHPCEPARQAAVDAAAAAIADGADALVCYSDEVAFGVLEAAQLAGKRVPDDLLVAAFDDVAEARYSTPSLTSVASSGELAGREAARLLLRRLAEPYAEPERILVPSTLIPRASCGCAAITSQSRN, encoded by the coding sequence ATGTCACGCATCAGACTGGTCGATGTGGCCGAGCACGCCGGGGTCTCCCGGGCAACTGCTTCGCTGGTCGTTCGGGACTCGCCGCTGGTTGCCGACGCTACCCGTGAGCGTGTCCGCGAATCGATGCAGGCCCTCGGGTACGTCTACGACCGCTCGGCGGCAGCTCTGCGCAATTCGCGTACCGGAGTGGTGGGGTTGATCGCCCCGGCGTTGAGCCATCCCTATCTGACCCAGTTCGTCACCGGAGCCCAGGATGTGCTCGAGGCGGAGGGCATGCTCGTGCTCGCCGGGGTCACCCACGACGATCCCGGGCAGCAGCTGAGGCTTCTCACCGCACTCGCCGAACGCAAGATCGACGGGGTCGTGGTGGTGCCCGCGAACGGATCGGCGCCCGAGGACCTGGGCGACAGCCCGATACCGCTGGTGCAACTGGTCCGCCGGGTCAGCGGCACCGCGACCGACTACGTCGCCGCCGACAACGCGTCCGGCTCCTACCAGGCAGCAACCCATCTGCTCGAACACGGCGCCGGACACATCGACTTCGTGGGTGGCCTCCCGCACTTCTCGTCCTACGAACCGCGGCTGGCCGGCGTCATCCGCGCGCTGGCCGAGGCCGGCCACCGGCCACCGGTCGTCCACCCCTGTGAGCCTGCCCGGCAGGCGGCGGTGGACGCTGCCGCCGCGGCCATCGCCGATGGTGCCGACGCCCTGGTCTGCTACTCCGACGAGGTGGCCTTCGGCGTTCTCGAAGCAGCCCAGCTGGCCGGCAAGCGGGTACCCGACGACCTGCTCGTGGCGGCCTTCGATGACGTCGCCGAAGCCCGCTACTCGACGCCGAGCCTGACCTCGGTCGCCTCCTCCGGCGAACTGGCCGGACGCGAAGCCGCCCGGCTGCTGCTGCGCCGGCTCGCCGAACCCTACGCCGAGCCCGAGCGGATCCTCGTCCCCTCCACACTCATCCCGCGCGCCTCCTGTGGCTGCGCGGCCATCACATCGCAATCCAGAAACTGA